One Umboniibacter marinipuniceus DNA window includes the following coding sequences:
- a CDS encoding SDR family oxidoreductase — translation MNTLVVSGASRRFGLLVAEHYLKLGWQVIALSRQSSPELDTLVGKGVCWLACDYEDKASVLTALKQIEEQVSSVQLLVHNASYFAVDSEELDAWDQLERFNRVHVQAPALINYRLQPLLTNLDQPGLIVHLSDIFADRPRAVHARYCASKAALENLTKSLALKWAPGVRVNSIQPGPVKFLPSHSDADRARVLGETPLGYEAGFEPLLKALEYLVDNQFVTGSSLKVDGGRSIA, via the coding sequence ATGAATACACTAGTCGTGTCAGGTGCAAGCAGACGGTTTGGGTTGCTGGTAGCGGAACACTATTTAAAGCTTGGCTGGCAAGTCATTGCATTATCTAGGCAATCTAGCCCCGAGCTGGATACATTGGTGGGGAAAGGCGTTTGTTGGCTAGCATGTGACTATGAAGATAAGGCATCGGTGTTGACAGCACTCAAACAGATTGAGGAGCAAGTCAGCTCGGTGCAGCTACTCGTCCACAATGCGTCCTACTTCGCTGTAGACTCTGAAGAACTCGACGCTTGGGATCAGCTCGAGCGATTTAATCGTGTCCACGTCCAAGCGCCAGCACTGATAAATTATAGGCTTCAACCACTATTAACCAACCTAGACCAACCCGGTTTGATTGTTCACCTCAGTGATATCTTCGCGGATCGCCCTCGAGCGGTTCATGCACGTTACTGTGCGAGCAAAGCAGCATTGGAGAATTTAACTAAGTCATTGGCATTAAAATGGGCGCCAGGTGTGCGGGTAAATAGTATTCAGCCCGGACCGGTTAAGTTTTTGCCGTCGCATTCCGATGCGGACAGAGCGAGAGTGCTCGGAGAAACTCCTCTTGGCTATGAGGCGGGCTTTGAACCACTCTTGAAGGCGCTAGAATACTTGGTTGATAACCAGTTCGTTACTGGGTCCAGTTTGAAGGTTGATGGTGGTAGATCCATCGCCTAA
- the ribA gene encoding GTP cyclohydrolase II, producing the protein MSVQFVDSSKLPTQFGEFCIHGFQDPQTLKEHVVLTFGELNTKEAVLARVHSECLTGDALFSARCDCGPQLQEAMRRISEHGSGMIMYLRQEGRGIGLMNKIRAYHLQDDGADTVEANEALGFGADQREYSMCVDMLAHFGVTKLKLMTNNPRKLDAMAKYGIQVEGREEIKVGHNVHNEGYIATKGAKLGHMFSDDA; encoded by the coding sequence TTGAGCGTCCAATTCGTTGATTCCTCGAAACTACCCACTCAGTTTGGTGAGTTTTGCATTCATGGTTTTCAAGATCCTCAGACTTTGAAGGAGCATGTCGTCCTAACGTTTGGTGAACTGAACACCAAAGAGGCAGTTTTGGCTCGTGTACACTCTGAATGTTTGACGGGTGATGCGCTCTTCAGTGCACGCTGTGACTGCGGTCCGCAGCTGCAAGAGGCAATGCGTCGGATATCCGAGCATGGTAGTGGCATGATTATGTACTTGCGTCAGGAAGGTCGAGGTATTGGCCTAATGAATAAAATTCGCGCTTACCACCTACAGGATGATGGGGCTGACACGGTAGAGGCGAATGAAGCACTGGGCTTCGGAGCAGATCAGCGCGAATACTCGATGTGTGTAGATATGCTGGCGCACTTTGGCGTAACCAAGCTTAAACTAATGACGAATAATCCTCGAAAGCTGGATGCGATGGCAAAATATGGCATCCAAGTTGAAGGTCGTGAAGAAATCAAAGTGGGTCATAACGTCCACAATGAAGGCTACATCGCAACGAAAGGCGCCAAGCTTGGACACATGTTCAGTGATGATGCATAG
- a CDS encoding exodeoxyribonuclease VII small subunit — MTQKNDAFEQKLTELETLVNELEAGELSLEEAMTKFERGIVLTRECQQSLSAAEQKVSQLIAQNAVDETAPFNSEQ, encoded by the coding sequence ATGACCCAGAAGAATGATGCCTTCGAACAAAAACTCACTGAGCTAGAAACCTTAGTCAATGAACTCGAAGCCGGCGAGCTTTCGCTTGAAGAGGCGATGACTAAGTTCGAACGCGGTATCGTCCTTACGCGTGAATGCCAACAATCGCTGAGTGCGGCCGAGCAAAAAGTGTCACAGCTTATCGCGCAGAATGCCGTTGACGAAACGGCTCCTTTCAACTCGGAGCAATAG
- a CDS encoding polyprenyl synthetase family protein, giving the protein MTFKSFAQDSQARIESYLDRQLADATLLDEAIRYSVFNGGKRVRPALVYATAQAVGLSFDSADPLAAAIELIHSYSLVHDDLPAMDDDDLRRGLPTCHKKYDEATAILVGDGLQSLGFQQLSLTPAATIGATLETLCEAAGPNGMVLGQAVDVASAGSALSYEQLRAMHRAKTGAMIVASCLLPAIVAQVEPAELAALQRYADAIGLAFQIQDDILDVTSDTDTLGKPQGSDIRNDKPTYVSLLGLEGARAELTKLHAEAMSSADELTGDSAALRGVADYIVSRVL; this is encoded by the coding sequence GTGACCTTTAAGTCTTTCGCTCAAGATAGCCAAGCGCGTATTGAGTCCTATCTTGACCGTCAGCTTGCGGACGCTACCCTACTTGACGAAGCTATCCGCTACAGCGTGTTTAATGGTGGTAAACGTGTTCGTCCAGCGCTCGTCTACGCAACGGCGCAAGCGGTGGGACTGAGCTTCGACTCAGCCGATCCTCTTGCCGCAGCAATTGAATTGATTCATTCATACTCACTCGTTCACGATGACTTACCTGCCATGGACGATGACGACCTTCGTCGAGGCCTGCCTACCTGTCACAAGAAGTATGACGAAGCGACAGCTATCTTAGTAGGCGATGGACTTCAGAGTTTGGGCTTCCAGCAACTGAGCCTGACTCCTGCCGCAACCATTGGCGCCACCCTCGAAACACTGTGTGAGGCAGCGGGTCCCAATGGTATGGTACTGGGTCAAGCTGTGGACGTTGCATCGGCGGGCTCCGCACTAAGCTATGAACAACTTAGAGCGATGCACCGAGCCAAGACAGGCGCAATGATTGTTGCGAGTTGCCTGTTACCCGCAATCGTCGCTCAGGTTGAGCCAGCAGAATTGGCCGCGTTGCAGCGCTATGCCGATGCCATTGGCCTTGCCTTCCAGATTCAAGACGATATTCTCGACGTCACTTCAGACACCGACACCCTTGGCAAACCGCAGGGATCCGATATCCGCAATGATAAGCCAACCTATGTCAGCTTACTTGGCTTGGAAGGTGCTCGCGCTGAGCTCACTAAACTGCATGCCGAGGCGATGAGCTCGGCCGACGAACTAACGGGCGACTCCGCAGCGCTTCGAGGCGTCGCCGACTACATCGTGAGTCGCGTCCTTTAG
- a CDS encoding YebG family protein, with protein sequence MAVIAMWKCDRDGKMFEDKKEAEKHDKMLELAAGFTDLFEAQAKSLNDKDAEKIGLLLAQHAEIVIAACKGKPEQLTEIK encoded by the coding sequence ATGGCCGTAATAGCGATGTGGAAGTGCGACAGGGACGGGAAGATGTTTGAAGATAAAAAAGAAGCTGAGAAGCATGACAAAATGTTGGAGCTTGCCGCTGGCTTTACTGATCTCTTTGAAGCGCAAGCAAAAAGTTTGAATGACAAGGACGCTGAAAAGATTGGCCTACTATTAGCTCAGCATGCGGAAATCGTCATTGCAGCATGTAAAGGAAAGCCTGAGCAGCTGACGGAAATAAAATAA
- a CDS encoding 2-amino-4-hydroxy-6-hydroxymethyldihydropteridine diphosphokinase — translation MYYHVSIGGNIQPDKNIGCAVVKLTQLFGELTLFPRVSTDAVEMIEVNEFINTAAIFESSLSPTAVKAILNDIEVELGRDRDDPLCSVKNRCCDIDIFQVLDSPQPDSFLSSDESYVKAVFTSNRHAAIQCEQLYLGDGSTTINLQTGPSNELVINQVF, via the coding sequence ATGTACTATCATGTGAGCATCGGCGGTAACATCCAGCCCGATAAAAATATCGGTTGTGCCGTCGTAAAGTTAACTCAGCTTTTTGGCGAATTGACACTCTTTCCCCGAGTCAGCACTGATGCGGTAGAAATGATCGAAGTGAATGAATTCATAAATACCGCGGCCATCTTTGAGAGCTCGCTGAGCCCCACTGCAGTGAAGGCTATTCTGAATGACATCGAAGTTGAATTAGGCAGAGATCGTGACGACCCTCTTTGCAGCGTAAAGAATCGCTGCTGTGACATCGATATATTTCAAGTCCTAGACTCCCCTCAACCCGACAGCTTTTTGTCGAGTGATGAAAGCTATGTCAAAGCGGTCTTCACCTCTAATCGCCATGCCGCAATCCAGTGTGAGCAATTGTATTTAGGCGATGGATCTACCACCATCAACCTTCAAACTGGACCCAGTAACGAACTGGTTATCAACCAAGTATTCTAG
- the dxs gene encoding 1-deoxy-D-xylulose-5-phosphate synthase, whose translation MYEEIPQNRPSTPLLDSIESTSDLRALDERQLIILADELRHYLLYSVGQTGGHFGAGLGVVELTIALHFLYDTPYDRVVWDVGHQAYPHKILTGRRDAMLSMRQEGGLSGFPKRSESEYDTFGVGHSSTSIGAAQGMAMAARLKGECRRAVAVIGDGAMTAGMAFEALAHAAHTKENMMVVLNDNNMSISKNVGGLANYFAKVWSSKTYIALREGSRKVLSKIPQAWELARKTEEHVKGMISPGTLFEELGFNYVGPLDGHDLPSLISTMRNMRDLEGPQLLHIITKKGKGFGPAERDPIGYHALTKIEPKRTLSEPKVKKLKFQDIFGQWLCDSAAQDQKLVAITPAMSEGSGMLKFADQFPDRFFDVAIAEQHAVTLAAGLACESLKPVVAIYSTFLQRGYDQLIHDVAIQDLDVTFAIDRAGLVGEDGATHAGAYDLSYLRCIPNMVIAVPSDEAETRLLLESAYQYQGPAAVRYPRGAGTGVSPGEQLEIVPVGRARTVREGSDVAILCFGTLLAECLDVANSLNATLIDMRWVKPLDAAAIEALIGTHELLVTVEVNAIAGGAGSAVSEHLNQQGMPIDLLQLGLPDRYEDHAPQAVQLQKLGLDSQGIRAAIDARLKR comes from the coding sequence ATGTACGAAGAAATCCCTCAAAATAGGCCCTCTACCCCGCTACTCGACTCCATTGAGTCAACGAGTGATTTGCGGGCGTTAGATGAGCGTCAATTGATTATTTTGGCTGATGAGCTTCGTCATTACCTACTCTACAGTGTTGGGCAAACTGGCGGTCATTTTGGTGCCGGTCTTGGCGTAGTTGAACTCACTATCGCCTTACACTTTCTCTACGATACACCTTATGACCGAGTGGTATGGGATGTTGGCCATCAAGCCTATCCTCATAAAATCCTCACCGGTCGTCGTGATGCTATGCTAAGCATGCGTCAGGAGGGTGGTTTATCTGGGTTCCCTAAACGCTCTGAGAGTGAGTATGACACCTTCGGAGTTGGTCACTCATCCACATCTATTGGCGCAGCTCAGGGAATGGCAATGGCCGCTAGATTAAAAGGCGAATGTCGTCGAGCTGTGGCAGTGATTGGTGATGGCGCCATGACGGCAGGAATGGCTTTTGAGGCCTTAGCTCACGCTGCTCACACTAAAGAAAACATGATGGTTGTCCTGAATGACAACAATATGTCTATATCTAAGAATGTTGGTGGCTTAGCCAATTACTTCGCCAAGGTCTGGAGTTCAAAAACGTATATTGCGCTGCGCGAGGGCTCTCGTAAAGTTTTGTCTAAGATTCCACAGGCCTGGGAGCTAGCACGAAAGACCGAAGAGCACGTCAAAGGTATGATAAGCCCGGGAACCCTGTTTGAAGAGTTAGGATTTAATTACGTCGGTCCGCTAGATGGCCATGATCTACCTAGTCTTATTTCCACCATGCGAAATATGCGTGATCTAGAAGGCCCTCAGCTGCTCCACATCATCACTAAAAAAGGCAAAGGTTTTGGTCCCGCAGAACGCGATCCTATTGGCTATCACGCACTAACGAAAATCGAGCCAAAGCGAACTCTGTCGGAGCCCAAAGTCAAGAAATTGAAGTTCCAAGATATTTTTGGCCAGTGGCTTTGTGATAGTGCCGCGCAGGACCAAAAACTCGTGGCCATTACACCAGCTATGTCTGAAGGCTCAGGCATGCTGAAGTTCGCTGATCAGTTTCCCGACCGCTTCTTCGATGTAGCCATTGCTGAACAGCATGCTGTCACGCTAGCAGCAGGGCTTGCGTGTGAGTCACTTAAGCCAGTTGTCGCCATCTACTCAACGTTCTTACAACGTGGCTACGATCAACTCATCCATGATGTTGCAATCCAAGATCTCGATGTTACCTTCGCCATAGATCGCGCAGGTTTAGTTGGTGAAGACGGTGCTACCCATGCTGGCGCCTACGACCTCAGTTATCTTCGCTGCATTCCTAATATGGTAATTGCCGTACCAAGCGACGAAGCTGAAACGCGACTTCTACTTGAATCAGCCTACCAGTACCAAGGTCCTGCCGCAGTTCGCTACCCCCGAGGTGCCGGCACAGGCGTTAGCCCAGGAGAGCAACTCGAGATTGTTCCGGTGGGCAGAGCTAGAACGGTTAGAGAGGGAAGTGATGTTGCCATTCTCTGTTTCGGCACCTTGCTTGCTGAGTGTTTAGACGTTGCGAATTCGCTCAACGCAACCCTCATTGACATGCGTTGGGTGAAGCCTTTAGACGCAGCCGCCATTGAGGCGCTTATTGGTACTCACGAATTGTTAGTGACGGTAGAGGTTAACGCCATAGCGGGTGGGGCTGGTAGCGCGGTAAGCGAACATCTGAACCAACAGGGTATGCCCATTGACCTGTTACAACTGGGGCTTCCTGATCGCTATGAGGACCACGCACCTCAAGCCGTTCAGCTACAGAAGCTGGGCTTAGATAGCCAGGGAATACGTGCCGCTATTGATGCCCGACTGAAACGCTAA
- the cls gene encoding cardiolipin synthase has translation MSDFTGWLTSALMLGYFVTVILILFRLILKRRKVGVTLAWIGVIFAVPIIGVFAYLVFGELELGRFRAKRARRLNTKYRVWLDSMAALIPATQQELNAKQQGVAKLIFSREGMPLLPGNATKLFTEAGPVFEALIADINDADQSVWMEFYILEERGRVEPVLQSLEQAASRGVQVFIALDSAGSSKFIGSERQLQLERNGVKVLELLPVLPWRLWLERQDLRVHRKAVVVDGRVGWTGSMNLVDPILFNEDAGVGEWVDTMIRIEGPAALFLKSVIVNDWQLETGRNLLPRLRESELPNPSGGVLCQVAPSGPASPNDSIEEVLLTAIYSAQSCVRMTTPYFVPGEGLVTALKAAVHRGVEVTLIVPKRNDSRLVGLASSSYYEELLAAGVRIEVFDGGLLHAKLVVIDDDLALYGSVNLDMRSFWLNFELTVAIYHDDTVHQLHQIIDRYQRDTRALSLSRWRRRSLSTKLLQQLAYLTSPLL, from the coding sequence ATGAGTGACTTCACGGGGTGGTTAACCTCGGCGCTCATGCTAGGTTATTTCGTTACCGTTATTCTTATTCTCTTCCGGTTAATTCTTAAGCGAAGAAAAGTGGGCGTAACGCTTGCATGGATCGGCGTTATTTTTGCGGTCCCTATTATCGGCGTGTTTGCGTATTTGGTATTTGGTGAGTTAGAACTAGGCCGCTTTCGTGCGAAGCGAGCCAGACGGCTAAATACAAAATATCGAGTTTGGCTGGATTCTATGGCGGCGCTTATCCCAGCCACTCAACAGGAGCTTAACGCTAAGCAGCAGGGTGTTGCCAAGCTTATCTTTAGCCGCGAAGGAATGCCTTTGCTCCCTGGTAATGCTACTAAACTCTTTACCGAAGCTGGACCGGTGTTCGAAGCTTTGATTGCTGATATTAATGACGCTGATCAGAGTGTTTGGATGGAGTTCTACATCCTTGAAGAACGCGGACGGGTAGAGCCGGTCCTTCAGTCCTTAGAACAGGCAGCTTCCCGCGGTGTACAGGTTTTTATAGCGTTAGATTCAGCTGGCTCCTCTAAATTTATAGGCAGCGAGCGTCAGCTACAGCTAGAGCGTAACGGTGTGAAGGTATTGGAGTTACTCCCCGTCTTACCTTGGCGCCTGTGGTTGGAACGCCAAGACCTCCGAGTGCACCGAAAAGCTGTAGTGGTTGACGGTAGAGTGGGTTGGACCGGCAGTATGAATCTGGTTGATCCAATATTATTTAATGAAGATGCGGGAGTTGGTGAGTGGGTTGACACCATGATTCGTATCGAAGGGCCTGCGGCGCTGTTTCTTAAGAGTGTCATTGTTAACGATTGGCAACTTGAAACCGGGCGAAACTTACTCCCACGATTGCGAGAGTCAGAGCTCCCAAACCCTTCCGGCGGTGTGTTATGTCAGGTCGCGCCAAGCGGGCCAGCAAGCCCCAATGATAGTATTGAAGAGGTGTTGTTAACGGCCATCTATTCAGCACAAAGTTGTGTCAGGATGACAACTCCTTACTTTGTGCCAGGTGAAGGCTTAGTGACTGCTCTCAAGGCAGCGGTTCACCGAGGGGTTGAGGTCACGCTCATTGTGCCCAAGCGTAATGATTCGCGGCTAGTTGGGCTTGCGAGCAGTTCCTATTACGAAGAGCTGTTGGCCGCTGGCGTCCGCATTGAAGTTTTCGATGGTGGCTTACTCCATGCCAAGCTGGTAGTGATTGACGACGATCTTGCACTTTACGGCTCGGTAAACTTGGATATGCGGAGCTTTTGGTTAAACTTTGAGTTAACCGTCGCGATCTACCACGATGATACCGTTCATCAGTTACATCAGATCATTGATCGCTACCAGAGAGATACGCGTGCGCTTAGTTTAAGTCGTTGGCGTAGGCGTAGTTTATCAACTAAATTACTTCAGCAGCTGGCTTACCTCACTTCGCCACTGCTTTAA
- a CDS encoding phosphatidylglycerophosphatase A family protein, with protein sequence MATAQPITAKQVFTDLDHFVAFGMGSGLIRPAPGTWGTISGLLVFVLLVNYLSPVVAAAIMIVLTVYGTWCAHRSAIKMRVHDYGGIVIDEWVGIWITLAVVEPTALNLVVGFVLFRIFDIAKPWPIGWIDRHVSGGIGIMIDDMVAGIFSAAVLFFAVDLGWL encoded by the coding sequence ATGGCAACAGCACAACCCATCACAGCTAAGCAAGTCTTTACAGATCTCGATCATTTTGTCGCCTTCGGGATGGGCTCAGGTTTAATTCGTCCCGCTCCCGGTACTTGGGGTACGATTTCTGGCCTGTTGGTGTTTGTGCTGCTGGTGAATTACCTGTCACCAGTGGTGGCTGCAGCGATCATGATTGTCCTAACAGTTTATGGTACCTGGTGTGCCCATCGTAGCGCCATTAAGATGAGGGTCCACGACTACGGCGGTATTGTCATAGATGAATGGGTAGGAATTTGGATTACGCTGGCCGTTGTTGAGCCTACTGCTTTGAACTTAGTGGTAGGATTCGTTTTATTCCGAATCTTTGATATTGCCAAGCCGTGGCCGATTGGCTGGATCGACCGACATGTGTCCGGCGGAATCGGTATCATGATTGACGACATGGTCGCCGGTATTTTCAGCGCTGCGGTACTCTTTTTCGCAGTGGACCTGGGTTGGTTATGA
- a CDS encoding GMC family oxidoreductase, translated as MSSSAFDYIIVGAGSAGCVLASRLSEDPNVSVLLVEAGKKDSNPLIHAPTGVAGLAVLGQANWKYNTTPQPQLNARRGYQPRGKVLGGSSSINAMLYVRGQAEDYDQWAALGNVGWDYDSVLPFFIKSECNDTFDDELHGTEGPLGVSNPTHASELNNRFISACEANGVPRNDDYNGHEQAGAHILQRTIWNGERCSSAKAYLTPAVQRNNLTIMTNTLTHRVTLVDGKATGVVVSSQGKERVIKAKREVLLSAGAFGSPQLLNLSGIGAAEELAHHGISPQVELAGVGKNLQDHIDYVVDYRSTETHSSFGISLKGSFQLLGDTFKWIRKREGRITSSIAESGAFFTTKDDGERPDIQLIFVVGMVDDHARKLHLGHGFSCHATVLRPHSRGTVSLASSDPSDAPLIDPQFLADPRDQQTILDGARKMHEILASEALSEGRGALLYPVNYHDDTALMSDIRARADTQYHPVGTCRMGPNNDPLAVVDNQCRVYGVSGMRVVDASIMPTLVSGNTNAPTIMIAEKIAHDIKLGWTT; from the coding sequence ATGTCTTCATCAGCGTTCGATTACATCATTGTCGGTGCGGGGTCAGCGGGCTGCGTATTGGCTTCACGCCTTAGTGAAGACCCCAACGTGAGTGTTTTGCTGGTTGAGGCCGGTAAGAAGGATAGCAACCCACTCATTCATGCCCCCACAGGTGTAGCCGGCCTTGCTGTCTTAGGACAAGCGAACTGGAAATACAATACTACGCCGCAACCTCAGCTAAATGCCCGCCGCGGCTACCAACCTCGCGGGAAGGTGTTAGGCGGGTCTTCATCAATTAACGCCATGTTATATGTTCGCGGTCAGGCCGAGGATTATGACCAGTGGGCTGCGTTAGGTAACGTTGGCTGGGATTATGACAGTGTCCTCCCGTTCTTCATAAAGTCTGAGTGCAATGACACCTTTGACGATGAACTACACGGTACTGAGGGGCCTTTAGGTGTCAGTAATCCAACTCACGCGAGTGAGCTGAACAATCGTTTTATTAGCGCCTGTGAAGCAAATGGTGTCCCACGAAATGATGACTACAATGGTCACGAGCAGGCCGGAGCACACATTCTTCAAAGAACTATATGGAATGGCGAGCGCTGCAGTTCTGCCAAAGCGTATTTAACTCCTGCCGTACAGCGTAATAACCTCACGATTATGACCAACACCTTAACTCACCGAGTCACCCTAGTTGACGGCAAAGCCACTGGGGTGGTGGTCAGCAGTCAAGGGAAGGAGCGTGTTATCAAAGCTAAGCGCGAGGTGCTACTTTCTGCAGGCGCATTTGGCTCGCCGCAACTGCTAAATTTATCTGGGATTGGTGCTGCCGAGGAGTTAGCTCACCATGGTATTAGTCCGCAAGTTGAGCTAGCCGGTGTGGGTAAGAACCTTCAAGATCATATTGACTATGTGGTGGATTATCGTAGCACGGAAACTCACTCAAGCTTTGGCATATCGCTAAAGGGATCGTTTCAGCTGTTAGGAGACACTTTCAAATGGATTCGCAAACGCGAGGGTAGAATTACCAGTTCAATCGCGGAATCTGGAGCATTTTTTACCACCAAAGATGATGGTGAACGCCCTGATATCCAGCTCATTTTCGTGGTCGGCATGGTAGATGATCACGCACGAAAACTTCATCTAGGACATGGCTTCAGCTGCCACGCCACTGTACTAAGACCTCACAGCAGAGGCACGGTAAGCCTTGCAAGCTCAGACCCAAGCGATGCACCGTTGATTGACCCGCAGTTTTTAGCTGATCCGCGTGATCAGCAGACAATATTAGATGGAGCCAGAAAGATGCATGAAATTCTGGCCTCAGAAGCACTCTCTGAAGGACGAGGCGCTCTGCTTTACCCCGTTAATTACCACGACGATACCGCATTGATGTCCGATATTCGTGCTCGCGCAGATACACAATATCACCCCGTAGGGACTTGTAGGATGGGACCCAATAATGATCCACTGGCTGTTGTTGACAACCAATGTCGCGTTTACGGCGTATCAGGAATGCGTGTGGTTGATGCGTCGATCATGCCGACACTTGTGAGTGGCAATACTAATGCACCCACTATCATGATTGCTGAAAAAATCGCTCACGACATAAAACTTGGATGGACTACCTAA
- a CDS encoding methyltransferase yields the protein MFIKSPIKDFQLARFPTNHDASLRAWDAADELVLSWLEEHSPEQPPALILNDSFGAIALGSGGLISISDSKLSAMATELNARKNDVNCPQLLDALTPLPKTEGPIIIKIPKSMELLAYQLRKLRAQLADGQVIVGAAMVKHLPKRALELFEQIIGPTTTSLAKKKARLLFSHLDSSLSASSLPQSAFSYQEREYQSHANVFSSKSIDIGTRFLLQHLPHLPERGQIADLGCGNGIIGVECALRAPESDIHFFDESSMAIDSARYNWDHLVGSSRVAQFNWVDTFGSTPANHFDLVINNPPFHQGQVIGDFLAWNMFTASLRCLKVHGQLVIVGNRHLNYHGKLKKLFGNCETIASNAKFVILRATKLR from the coding sequence ATGTTCATCAAATCCCCAATCAAAGACTTCCAGTTAGCCCGGTTCCCCACTAATCATGACGCCTCTCTCAGAGCGTGGGATGCGGCGGATGAGCTCGTGCTATCTTGGTTGGAAGAACACTCGCCTGAACAGCCTCCGGCGTTGATACTAAATGATAGCTTCGGCGCAATCGCGCTAGGAAGCGGCGGTCTGATTAGCATCTCAGATTCGAAATTGAGCGCTATGGCTACAGAACTCAACGCCCGCAAAAATGATGTGAATTGTCCACAGCTCCTCGATGCGCTCACACCACTGCCTAAAACCGAAGGCCCCATCATTATAAAGATACCCAAGTCCATGGAGCTATTGGCGTATCAGCTGCGTAAACTCCGAGCTCAACTTGCGGATGGTCAAGTCATCGTCGGCGCTGCAATGGTGAAGCACTTGCCAAAACGTGCGCTCGAATTATTCGAGCAAATCATTGGTCCTACCACGACGTCACTAGCAAAAAAGAAAGCTCGATTACTTTTCAGCCATCTGGATAGTTCGCTAAGCGCTTCATCGCTACCCCAGAGTGCGTTCAGTTATCAGGAGCGTGAATATCAATCCCACGCCAATGTTTTCTCCAGTAAAAGTATTGATATCGGGACTCGATTTTTACTGCAACATCTCCCGCACCTCCCTGAACGGGGCCAGATCGCAGACTTAGGCTGTGGTAACGGAATTATTGGCGTTGAGTGCGCGCTGCGTGCTCCAGAGAGCGACATTCACTTCTTTGACGAGTCGTCTATGGCCATCGATAGCGCACGGTACAACTGGGATCATTTAGTTGGCTCATCACGTGTAGCGCAGTTCAACTGGGTAGACACCTTTGGTAGTACGCCAGCAAATCATTTCGACCTGGTGATCAACAACCCTCCTTTTCATCAGGGGCAAGTAATCGGTGATTTTCTAGCATGGAACATGTTCACTGCTTCACTTCGCTGTTTGAAAGTTCACGGTCAACTGGTTATTGTTGGTAACAGGCACCTTAACTATCACGGCAAATTAAAGAAACTCTTTGGTAACTGTGAAACCATCGCAAGTAATGCGAAGTTTGTTATTCTGAGAGCCACCAAACTCCGTTAA